Genomic segment of Neoarius graeffei isolate fNeoGra1 chromosome 7, fNeoGra1.pri, whole genome shotgun sequence:
CGCTGCCACTGCCACTGAGATGAAGCACAATCTTCGTCGTTTGTAGGCTTATTTCTTGTCACATATGGGAAATGAAAGTTGGCACATTATCTTCATGCACACACATTCCCTCAAAATGTTACTTGTTTTAACaccattttgtatttgttgagttCCAGTTATTCCCACTTAGCGGGCTGGGCGGCCTGAAGCTGCGCCCTAACTTTCCTGCCTGCCTGTTGCGTGTGggagcagcagccagccagcagccCTGGACGTCTCTTCGCATTCTTTGCCTCACTTTCCAGCAACGTTAACTAACAAAACGGCGCATCACTTGCTGGAATTATGTCAGGAAGCGCTAAATTAATCTGTGTGAAACCTGCCTTAACACATTGACAACTAATTTTAACATTAGCATAATATGGATACACATACACTAAAGATCATTTTACATCACCATAGCCTGTTAGCTGCTCCCCATTACAAACAAACATGGCTCTGACACATTATGGGAACTGTATACGGTCAACAGACAACATGGAGGGGATTGGATAGCCTACTTACATGatttggtttttgaaaaaacgctgtaataGCTTCTTGTTTTTTTGTTGGCTTCATAGTTCACACGCAGTTGTTCGGCTCCTACTGAGAATAGGCATAATCAttaaagtcagtcagtcagatagATTAGTGGTCACTATGGTTACCGCTATCACTGTCACAGGCGCCAATGAGGCAACTCCTCCAGGACCCCTGAACCAGAGACGGTTGATGCCTAATTAATTTGACATACTATGTGAGAGTGAGAGCTCGACTCTGGTCTGCATATAAGGGGATCCCCTTGCAAAAATACAACATGCAACGTAACAAACATTTGCACTTCTCACTCCGCTTTTACCCTCTCTGCCCTGAACAACAACACAAGACGTGGTTTTAGGTTTTTTTGCCCTGTAAAAGTGTGGGGGGACGGATTGACGTCCCCATGACTCTGGGGGGGGGGCATCCCCCCCAACGGTCCCAACTGCGCCCCTGAATGGATTCTCTGAAGTATGGGGCTCTGCTTCATGCGCACGAGGATCTCCACTATAACTAAATATCACTAAACCAGTTCCTTCCTCTTCAAAATTGGAGCAAAGACTTCAAATTTTTGTACGTGTGGGAAACCACAAACTACTGAATATCTGCCTGACACCTGCCCAGCCATAAAGGTTTGATAGCTCTCGATGCTGACACCCTTCAACAGTTGGCACATACCAACTTACCCGTATAAGAGATCACAAGaacaattaaagccgctagcagccttgacgggccctcgcacgtgtggttcataTCATGTATTGTATCATGTggttcacatgtcatatattcatcaaatgttcaaaggtgatgtgcatgttgcaaatgccatgactgcttgatggatgagagatagacagacaaagactgtaagtgtgtgtgtgtgtgtgtgtgtgtgtgtgtgtgtgtgtgtgtgtttctgtggtgtgaaaatgtagatttatatatgtacaaaactatacgtgtctcctccttatctctatctcacgctgtaatcttgtcatcttagctttcctgtgtctgcagtgtgtgtgtgtgtgtgtgtgtgtgtgtgtgtgtgtgtgtgcgtgcatgcagagttttcatatgtctgcaacaaaatgcacaaatgatggcaggtcactaatatatagatttaggcactgcctaaaagcggagctcccatttgtttctgggttgtagaattttcttatatcctagccaggctcttttgttttatttcttgactggctagcactggccactaggcggtgtgtatgactggtaattactaacactggccactaggcggtgtgtatgaccggtatttactaacactggccactaggcggtgtgtatgactggtaattactaacactggccactaggcggtgtgtatgaccggtaattgctaacactggccactaggcggtgtgtatgaccggtaattactaacactggccactaggcggtgtgtatgactggtaattattaacactggccactaggcggtgtgtatgactggtaattactaacactggccactaggcggtgtgtatgaccggtaattgctaacactggccactaggcggtgtgtatgaccggtaattactaacactggccactaggcggtgtgtatgactggtaattactaacactggccactaggcggtgtgtatgaccggtaattactaacactggccactaggcggtgtgtatgactggtaattactaacactggccactaggcggtgtgtatgaccggtaattactaacactggccactaggcggtgtgtatgactggtaattactaacactggccactaggcggtgtgtatgactggtaattactaacactggccactaggcggtgtgtatgaccggtaattactaacactggccactaggcggtgtgtatgactggtaattactaacactggccactaggcggtgtgtatgactggtaattactaacactggccactaggcggtgtgtatgaccggtaattactaacactggccactaggcggtgtgtatgactggtaattactaacactggccactaggcggtgtgtatgaccggtaattactaacactggccactaggcggtgtgtatgactggtaattactaacactggccactaggcggtgtgtatgactggtaattactaacactggccactaggcggtgtgtatgaccggtaattactaacactggccactaggcggtgtgtatgactggtggtacacgtacaaaccacaaagaaaaatcgactcgatgggtttaccattttttcttaggtatggtgctccgctggagctccgctattattgtgtgtgtgtgtgtgtgtgtgtgtgtgtgtgtgtgtgtgtgtgtgtgtgtgtgtgtgtgtgtgtgtgtgtgttcgattaTTTGGTCCGCACCAGGCAGTAAAACTGTTGcattgtagcatacagactgTGTGTGGTCCGTgttcacacatgcaaacgaaccaaagcatcagaatcagaatcatattacaagatatcaagttcaacattcagcaatatcttggcatattatctctcatctctctcatctcattatctgtagccgctttatcctgttctacagggtcgcaggcgagctggagcctatcccagctgactacgggtgaaaggcggggttcaccctggacaagtcgccaggtcatcacagggcgacacatagacacagacaaccattcacactcacattcacacctacgctcaatttagagtcaccagttaacctaacctgcatgtctttggactgtgggggaaaccggagcacccggaggaaacccacgcggacacggggagaacatgcaaactccacacagaaaggcccttgccgaccacagggctcgaacccggaccttcttgctgtgaggcgacagcgctaaccactacaccaccgtgccgccccgtctcagtgtacttttctgcattaatgctccatcacagaagcgtAAGGTACCTTTACCGAaggcactgacccaaccccataccatgacacaccctggcttttggacttgttcttggtaacagtctggatggttcttttCCTCTGCAGAGCACACAGCgtccatttcttaaaaaaaaaaagacctggaatactgattcgtctgaccacaatacccgttcccactgtgtgatggtccatcccagacacctctgagcccagagaaatcaacagcacttctggacacagttaacataaagcttcctttttgcacagtaaagttttaactggtgtttgtggatgtaaccccGTATTGTAGCTTGAGAAAGGTTTTCcagagtaatcccgagcccacgtgattctatcagctgtagatgaatgagggttcttgatgccgtctgagggatcggagatcacgggggttcagattaggcttgagccctttacacactgaaattcctccagattccttgaatggtttaatgatattctgcaccgtagagggtgaaatatccaaatcccttcctatctttctttgaggaacattgtttttaaacatttcaataattctcTCACatatttgttgataaactggagatcctcggcccgtctttactcctcaaacactcggcctttcctggagactgattttgAACCAAATCATGACTCAAGATTCAAGATTAACTTTATTGTCTCACAAAGTGAGAAATTTGTTCTGGGCCATTCGCCCATGCTGCAGCCACAACAcagaacatacaatacaacacaatacacaTCCAAAGGTGCCTAAAGTGCAAGAAACATtgtgaattaaaaaataaaataaataaaatcacattaaattaaaaaataaaatacaaaaaaataaataaataagagagtGAATAAATAACACCTAATAGGTGTAATAAAATGCTAAAATTCTCAAAAGTAAAAATACTAACCTGTGCAAAACAAACCACCACAAGTCACCTGTGCCCAGGGCCCTgagctacgaagcgggttttctggtttaccagggtaacttcgagactaacttgatcacgtgcagcgtaacttcccgattaacccatactacgaaagttggctatgttcaaaccgaggtctgctgccatggcaacttacgctgcatctcaaacctgctcgtctcaggttatgttcttggttaacccgaggtttccgattaaccacaccctttttaaacaccacctctccaccgacatttcctctagagacaatgccagcgtacctggatgacccgtgcgatatcggagcgcagattagagatgggatttatggctctttgatgggatccgcatctttgggatccgttctttgaaaagagccgttcaaaagactggctcatttggctctttttaaatatttattcggttttaagaagacagcgtctaaagaagccagatccctctgcttagacagtgacatcaatatttctggacataccttttatataaagcaaccgagacttacattattgtaacccctaaacgctcataaataaccattaaaaaacaatgagggcttcaatgaatgtccatgcagaacggcttttctgtaaaaaaaaaaaaaaaacacccactcaagaacatagttatcaagaacgcaagaatattttatagaaaaacacttgttttacaaaaatatttaagtctgagatacaaaatagatacaactacaataaatataacaagaactagttatcacacaagaacattttaatagaaaaaaacaaactttctatattaaaaatattgaaattgtaacaaaaatagagacaactaaacagtcagataaatagataaagttataacaagaacacaagattattttaataggaaaaacaaactattaatgcaaaaaatatattagaaaaatagatacaactagacaaacagataaataaataaaatacacaaaaatagaacaaacaaaatgacgatagaataaattaaatgaacgtccgtgcaaagtagttttcccacaatattatcattaatatcacacaacaacattataaactatatacaaaacaatttgaactattaggcaaacagataaaacttgaataaataaaaggcaaatgctgtttagcctacttcttgtccttgggcaaaagctttttcatccgaaacacagtacagacacacacacacacacacacccctttatgaatgatgtttttatatttcattttcccctgttgccaggtgcgtttggctgctgttgcctctgaaatgttcacaggaccgacaccaacttagtcaaagggactgaacagtcagtcatcctaattcatgtgactctgtgcacagatcagcttaagtagcgactccatgaatttaccaccaaattttattcaggatttttcggacattaaacaagctatatatgactggggccacgtcgaagggccatttttctgtgacttgtgattgatcatgaagcttctctcatcctatacttctgttctggaacatgtagaggggagaatgtacttgcgcatttacccgatcggcagttcgttgccaacatgcttgccgctccttattggcagccgctgtgttagattttgctcttaatgttgttttgaactcctcgtagctttgcattatgacagcgcattcttcctccgtgcagtgcggcgaccgtgccattgtgaacagcggggatttgcgctgataacctcccctttaacgtgaacgcgcattaaccctgattaggttaaaccagcttcaacaaatcaacttcataactggcgtcgtagttccgtttaaccccaaacaagataagcaggttttgtcaaccccggtttagcgggggaaccctgggttactgctGGGTAGGTTAAGCTCCGCTCGCAGTACAGGGCCCTGGAAACCCATGTTCATCACTCCTGGAGAATAAACAGTGGTGTCGTTCAGCCCTTTCACTCAGGCTATAGCCCCGGATAGTTTGAGTCTAGCCCCAGGTgttttcaccctcaaaaaaagTAAGCGATGAATAGAAAAGAACTGACTAAAACAGATCGGAACTTGCAGCGTCCGAAGACAGGAGGGCACATAGGGGAAATGGGGGAGGAGGGGACAGGGAACATAATTGAGTGCTGCACTTTCAAAATGTTGGTTCTCGCCAacagaagaacattcagaactggttggaagatgacttcaaaaaaacaacccactattgttggatttttcaggatgaaaacagatggtaagtTATCGAGTGTGGGCGTGTATAGACTGTATCAACAGTGTAATCTATCAaattatgttgatgcacaaaaCCTGCTCCATGTAGCTGGTTCTGTTAAATTTACAGCAtagggtctgtatgattagtgttCAGGTGAGCTCTAAAGTTCCAatggtttaatgaatatctacagcGGGGATCCCTGCTCTTATCTGACCTTGTTTACCAGCTTAATTGACACCGGAACAAATGAGTTTTTAAATCTGTTCATTCTGCAGTGAGGAACTCTAAACCTTCTACCAGATGGTAGCAGCTCATAGTCGCCATGCATGATGTGTGATGGATCGCAGATAATTTTATTTGCTTGTTGCAGAGTGGCCTGATCATAAATACTCTGAATGGAGAAGCGCTCTTTAACACCAATCATTTCCCAGCAGCATGAATTAGCCGAAGCGGTTTGTTCTTTAGCTGCACAGAGAGGTTACCAAACCAAGCTGTGATTCTATACTGATCAGACTgcagtcacctgtttcaaatcacatcattatttaataatTTCACCTCATTACTCGCCCTACATTTCCCCGtcccgacttttttttttgaagtgggattgtataataataaataataataataataataataatttccgtATAGTCATTTCATTCGTGAGACTGAATTATTTATTTGATAATTAATGATAAATTGAGATGTGGGCGGAGTTAGTGCTCCCGTTCTGGGCGCGGTTTGAACCGGAGGACTGACTCTAATCTGGCAACCCGAGCTCGAGCTGTTCTGTCATTCCTGCTGGTTTTCCGTCCGGACCCAGAACCGGAGAGATGAGCTGAAATGAAACATTCATAAACCGGTGTCAGTGTGCGTTCGGGGATTCACCGGAACCACGGGACAGACATGACGACACGGCGGAAAGAGCGCGAGCTGCAGAGAGAATAAACCGGAGGGaaggacggacacacacacacacacacacacacacacacacggggatgATGATGAGTGTGGACCGGTCTGGGTGTGAAGGGAAGATCCCACCGGAGGGCGTCACCGGCTCTCTGCGGCAGCCGCCACCGCGCGCTCAGCTTTCCGCgggtgtgcgcgcgtgtgagatCCGTTCTATCCAACAGCATcagcagcagaaccagcaccaccaccatcatcatcatcatcatcatcatcttcttcatcaTCACCACAACGCTGCCGGTGCGCGCGAGCCCGACGAGCTGCTGAGGCGCGCGCTGGATTTTAAGACGCAGGGCACGCAGTGTTACCGGGACAAGAAATACCGCGAGGCCATCGGTAAATACCACCGCGCGCTGCTCGAGATGAAAGGACTGGGCCGCGCGCTCGGATTCGGGGACGCTGACGTCAGCGCGAGATCTCCGAGCAGGTCGGGGTTAACGGAGGAGCAGCGGGGAGCGGCAGAGAGCGCGGAGCTCGAGTGCTACAACAGCCtggcaggtaacacacacacacacacacacacacacacacacacacacacacacacctgatgcagCATGACATCACACCGTAACATCATCCATAACAGTGACATCAGTCCGTTACGTGACACGAGTAACAGTGAAGAAGATCTGATGAAAGTGCCATGCCGCATCACAGAATGATGGACGGAACCCTTCAACACGCTCTTAAACCGCCAGGCATCAATCAGTGAAGTAGCAACAGAGGAACTCAAGGCAGTCCCAACAACTGAAGAAACAACCAGAGCAATCAAGCAGATGTCAAGTGGCACGGCATCTGGCGAAGACAACATTCCCACTGAGGTATATAAGCATGGCGGTGACTCGCTTGTACAAGAGCTCATCAGACTCTTCAGTGTCATATGGGATGCTAAACCACAGGATTTCAAGGATGGTCTAATGGTCCACTTCTTCAAGAAGGGAGATAAAGATACTGTGATAACCACAGAGGCATCACAATGCTCTCCATTGCCAGCAAGACTTTAGCAAGAATCATCACCAACTGCCTGGTTGAACATCTCGACACCACCCTACCAAAGAGCCAATGTGGCTTCAGATCCAATAGAGGCACCACAGATATGATATTCTCAGCTAGACAAGTCCAAGAAAAGTGCAGAGAACAAAACTGTGAACTCTTCATGGTACTCTTTGATCTTACCAAAGCTTTTGATTCTGTTACCCAAGATGGTTTATGGAAAATCCTGTCAAAAGCCGACTGCCCAGAAAAGTTAAATCAGCATCATCGTATCTTTCCATGATGGCATGCAGGTGAAGATACAGGACCAGGGAAACACATCAGAGCCCTTTCCAATCACCAACAGCACCAAACAGGGAGACATTATGGCCccattcttcttcttcattctcattatctgtagccgctttatccttctacagggttgcaggcaagctggagcctatcccagctgactacaggtgaaaggtggggtacaccctggacaagtcgccaggtcatcacagggctgacacatagacacagacaaccattcacactcacattcacacctacgctcaatttagagtcaccagttaacctaacctgcatgtctttggactgtgggggaaaccggagcacccggaggaaacccacgcggacacggggagaacatgcaaactccacacagaaaggccctcgccggccacggggctcaaacccaggaccttcttgctgtgaggcgacagcgctaaccactacaccaccgtgacgcccggcCCCATTCTTATTTGTCATAATTTTTGCTGCCATGTTGCTTGACGCCTTCAAAAATTGTGCCAAGGGTGTCCTTATCAGATTCAGGAAAGATGATGGATTCTTCAACCTAAGATGCCTGAAAGCCTGCACAAAGGTTTGGTTCAAGCTATTACAAGACCTAGTTTTAGCTGACGACTGTGCTCTACTAGCATACTCTGAAAGAGACACCCAGATTCTCGTCGATCACTTTTTGAGGGCTGCTAAAAGATTTGGTCTTACCATCAGCATTAGGAAGACTGAAGCTCTCCACCAGCCAAAGCCAGAAGCTGCACCCTGTAATCCCATAATTACAGTGAATGGTCAATAATTAAATGCAGTCAACAAATTCCGCTGCCTTAGAGGCTTCCTATCTCCGAATGCCAGGATAGATGACAAGGTGACAGCCTGAATTGGCAAAGCGAATGCTGCGTATGGAAGACTTCAACACAGGTTATGGTAGGACCATCGAATTAAACTCGGCACCAAATTCGCTGTGAATCGTCATGCTAACCACACTGCTATATGGATGTGAGATCAAGGTCTCACATGGTACCTGGTACCAAATACACCTAAAGAAACTTGACCAATTCCACATGAGATGCCTGCActacaaaaaatgatatcttagcaagtgaaaatatcttgaaaatagttgaaacaatctagcatttcctattagaagaatacaagacaccaattctgagattattaaacctagttctagatcgcaaccaacttattctaagatgtcttatcaagtaaaactatctgtccatgcagcaagataatttcactagtattaacctcctagggcttagcggtcacatgcgtggacagcactttatggaaattcggaacaagaatccacatatgtggacatactttttctctaaaagtacatcttatcaaaagatgatgcttagtttttattctaatcaggttccaataagcccaaatagcaaagagaaataaaaaatgcatgtaaaaaaaacagcttgggccttaggaggttaagtcattttctcctcaaattcagttttcaatttttttgcagtgtacgaaAGATCTGTAAAATCTCATGGAAAGACAAAGTTTCAAACACTGAAGTCTGTAAAATTACTGGTATCGAGGCATTTCTTCTGAAAGCCCAGCTCAGATGGGTAGGTCACATCATACATATGGATGACACCAGGATACTGAAGGCACTTTTCTACAGAGAATTTGATGAAGGTAAAATATCATAAGGGGAACAGTGGACATATAAAGATGTCCTGAAGTCAACCCTCAAAGCCTGCAGAATCAATCCTGAAGACTGGGGAACAATAGCAACAAACCGATCTGAATGGTGCAGAATCTGTGATAGAGGTCTGAAGACTGAAGGCAACCAAACCGAAGACAGTAAGCTGCCGTTCCCAGATTGGCCTTCCTCACCATCATAGGCACAAACACCGGCAGTACATTACATTTTTTGTGCACAGGGAAAAAAAGATTTGATGGACACAATGGCTCAGTCCATCATCACTGGGACATCACTCAGTAACAGTGATGTCACTCCGTAACCATGACATCACTCTGTAACAGTGACATCACGCCATGACAGTGACATCAGTCTATTACAGTAACATCACTCAGTAACAGTGACATCACACCATAACAGTGACATCACATCGTAACCATGACATCACTCTGTAACCGTGATATCACTCTAACAGTGACATCACACCATAACGGTGACCTCATGTCATGACAGTAACATCAGTCCATAACCATGACATCATTCTGCATCAGTGACATCACACAATAACAGTGACATCATGCCATAACGATGACATCACTCCGTAACTctgaaggagtgtgtgtgtgtgtgtgtgtgtgtgtacgcagcgTGTCTGTTACAGATGGAGCTGGTGAATTATGAGCGGGTGAAGGAGTACTGTCTGAAGGTTCTCAGGAAGGAGGGAGAGAACTTTAAAGCTCTGTACCGCTCGGGCGTGGCTTATTATCACCTGGGAGATTATAACTCCGCCCTACACTATCTGCAGGAGTCCCACAAACAGGAACCCACaggtcacaacacacacacacacagagttacacGCTCAAACGTGTTTCAGTCTTtctgtgacgtgtgtgtgtgtgtgtgtgtgtgtgtaaaacagatACCAATGTGATCCGCTACATCCAGCTGACCGAGATGAAGCTCCGCCGAATTGCTCAGCGAGAGAAGAAGGATCCTGTGTAGCTCACTCT
This window contains:
- the LOC132888517 gene encoding tetratricopeptide repeat protein 9A; this translates as MMMSVDRSGCEGKIPPEGVTGSLRQPPPRAQLSAGVRACEIRSIQQHQQQNQHHHHHHHHHHHLLHHHHNAAGAREPDELLRRALDFKTQGTQCYRDKKYREAIGKYHRALLEMKGLGRALGFGDADVSARSPSRSGLTEEQRGAAESAELECYNSLAACLLQMELVNYERVKEYCLKVLRKEGENFKALYRSGVAYYHLGDYNSALHYLQESHKQEPTDTNVIRYIQLTEMKLRRIAQREKKDPV